Proteins encoded together in one Epinephelus lanceolatus isolate andai-2023 chromosome 4, ASM4190304v1, whole genome shotgun sequence window:
- the ece2b gene encoding endothelin-converting enzyme 2b isoform X1, with translation MSVALQDLRNTMSSYKRATLEEDEVSDAPAEVASSPDRVEVGFRKGGVDILGRRTQLEVLLSVLLLAALLALLACLLVLGLGFSSDSGRSLCLSEACVTVASQMVEAMDRSADPCHDFYQFACGGWMRKNPLPDGRSRWSTFNSIWEQNQALLKHLLENGTFNGSSEAERKTQSYYLSCLNTQRIEDLGAQPLIDLIAKIGGWNMTGPWEKDNFMEVLKVVSGPYRAQPFFSVGVSADPKNSNSNVIQVDQSGLFLPSRDYYLNKTANEKVLAAYLDYMVELGMLLGGERSSTQVQMQQILEFETALANITVPQDQRRDEEKIYHKVTIAELQLLAPAVDWLDYLSSSLSPLELNDTEPVVLYAREYLQQVSDLINKTERSLLNNYMMWTLVQKSVASLDQRFENAQDKLLESLYGTKKQSCTPRWQTCIGNTDDTLGFALGALFVKATFDKHSKEIAEEMINEIRSAFKEALDRLSWMDDQTRQAAKDKADAIYDMIGFPEFILDPKELDDVYDGYEVSDDSFFQNMLNFYNFSARVMADQLRKTPNKDQWSMTPPTVNAYYMPTKNGIVFPAGILQAPFYAHDHPKALNFGGIGVVMGHELTHAFDDQGREYDKEGNLRPWWQNSSVDAFRQRTECMMDQYNHYTVNGEHVNGKQTLGENIADNGGLKAAYHAYRSWVQRNGDEKRLPAVNLTNDQLFFVGFAQVWCSVRTPESAHEGLVTDPHSPPRYRVIGTLANSPDFSRHFNCPVGTPMNTGRRCEVW, from the exons ATGTCCAGCTACAAGCGAGCTACGTTGGAGGAGGATGAAGTGTCAGATGCTCCAGCTGAGGTAGCCTCGTCTCCTGACAGAGTGGAG gtgGGTTTCAGGAAGGGAGGTGTGGACATTCTGGGCAGGAGGACTCAGCTGGAGGTTCTGCTGTCAGTCCTGCTGCTGGCTGCCCTGCTGGCTCTGCTGGCCTGTCTGCTGGTCCTGGGACTCGGATTCAGCTCAG ACAGTGGGCGAAGCCTGTGCCTGTCGGAAGCGTGTGTCACGGTGGCGAGTCAGATGGTGGAGGCGATGGACCGCAGCGCTGACCCCTGCCACGACTTCTACCAGTTCGCCTGTGGAGGCTGGATGAGGAAGAACCCGTTGCCTGATGGACGGTCGCGCTGGTCCACGTTTAACAGCATCTGGGAGCAGAACCAGGCGCTGCTCAAACACCTGCTGG AGAATGGGACTTTTAACGGCAGCAGCGAAGCAGAGAGGAAGACTCAGTCCTACTACCTGTCCTGTCTCAACACCCAGAGGATCGAAGACCTGGGAGCTCAGCCTCTCATCGACCTCATTGCCAAG ATCGGGGGCTGGAACATGACGGGTCCCTGGGAGAAGGACAACTTCATGGAGGTCCTAAAGGTGGTTTCTGGTCCATACAGAGCTCAGCCTTTCTTCAGCGTCGGAGTCAGCGCTGATCCCAAAAACTCCAACAGCAACGTCATCCAG GTGGACCAATCAGGGCTCTTCTTGCCGTCCAGGGACTATTACCTCAACAAGACAGCCAATGAGAAG GTGCTGGCGGCGTACCTGGACTACATGGTAGAGCTGGGGATGCTGCTCGGGGGCGAGAGGAGCTCCACACAGGTCCAAATGCAGCAGATTCTGGAGTTTGAGACGGCGCTCGCCAACATCACCGTCCCGCAGGACCAACGGCGAGACGAGGAGAAGATCTACCACAAGGTCACCATTGCTGAACTCCAG CTGTTGGCTCCGGCCGTGGACTGGTTGGACTACCTGtcgtcctctctgtctcctctggaGCTGAACGACACTGAACCTGTCGTCCTGTACGCCAGAGAGTACCTGCAGCAGGTGTCTGACCTCATCAACAAGACGGAGCGCAG tCTGCTGAATAACTACATGATGTGGACGCTGGTTCAGAAGAGTGTAGCTAGTTTGGACCAACGCTTTGAGAACGCTCAGGACAAACTGCTGGAGAGTCTCTACGGCACCAAGAAG CAGTCCTGCACCCCCCGCTGGCAGACGTGTATTGGGAACACTGATGACACTCTGGGCTTTGCCTTGGGAGCGCTCTTCGTTAAAGCAACCTTcgacaaacacagcaaagagaTC gcCGAGGAGATGATTAACGAGATCCGCTCAGCCTTCAAAGAAGCTCTGGACCGACTCAGCTGGATGGACGACCAAACGAGACAGGCTGCTAAAGACAAG GCAGACGCGATCTACGATATGATCGGCTTCCCAGAATTCATCCTGGACCCCAAAGAGTTGGACGATGTTTATGACGGG TATGAAGTGTCAGACGACAGCTTCTTCCAGAACATGCTCAACTTCTACAACTTCTCAGCGCGAGTGATGGCCGACCAGCTGAGGAAGACTCCCAACAAAGACCA gtGGAGTATGACTCCTCCTACAGTTAACGCCTACTACATGCCCACTAAGAACGGCATCGTCTTCCCTGCCGGGATCCTCCAAGCTCCTTTCTACGCCCACGACCACCCCAA ggcGTTAAACTTTGGCGGGATCGGGGTGGTGATGGGTCACGAGCTCACGCACGCCTTCGATGATCAGG GTCGTGAATACGATAAAGAAGGTAACTTAAGGCCGTGGTGGCAGAACTCATCAGTGGACGCGTTTCGTCAGAGAACAGAGTGCATGATGGATCAGTACAACCACTACACCGTCAACGGAGAACATGTCAACGGAAAACAGACGCTCGGAGAAAATATTGCTGACAATGGAGGACTGAAGGCCGCCTACCAT GCCTATCGGTCGTGGGTCCAAAGGAACGGAGACGAGAAGAGGCTTCCTGCTGTCAACCTGACAAATGACCAGCTCTTCTTTGTGGGATTTGCTCAG GTGTGGTGTTCAGTCCGAACACCGGAGAGCGCTCACGAGGGCCTGGTGACCGACCCCCACAGTCCCCCCCGATACAGAGTCATCGGCACACTCGCCAACTCTCCAGATTTCAGCCGCCACTTCAACTGTCCTGTAGGAACGCCGATGAACACCGGGAGGCGCTGCGAGGTGTGGTAG
- the ece2b gene encoding endothelin-converting enzyme 2b isoform X2, which produces MSVALQDLRNTMSSYKRATLEEDEVSDAPAEVASSPDRVEVGFRKGGVDILGRRTQLEVLLSVLLLAALLALLACLLVLGLGFSSDSGRSLCLSEACVTVASQMVEAMDRSADPCHDFYQFACGGWMRKNPLPDGRSRWSTFNSIWEQNQALLKHLLENGTFNGSSEAERKTQSYYLSCLNTQRIEDLGAQPLIDLIAKIGGWNMTGPWEKDNFMEVLKVVSGPYRAQPFFSVGVSADPKNSNSNVIQVDQSGLFLPSRDYYLNKTANEKVLAAYLDYMVELGMLLGGERSSTQVQMQQILEFETALANITVPQDQRRDEEKIYHKVTIAELQLLAPAVDWLDYLSSSLSPLELNDTEPVVLYAREYLQQVSDLINKTERSLLNNYMMWTLVQKSVASLDQRFENAQDKLLESLYGTKKSCTPRWQTCIGNTDDTLGFALGALFVKATFDKHSKEIAEEMINEIRSAFKEALDRLSWMDDQTRQAAKDKADAIYDMIGFPEFILDPKELDDVYDGYEVSDDSFFQNMLNFYNFSARVMADQLRKTPNKDQWSMTPPTVNAYYMPTKNGIVFPAGILQAPFYAHDHPKALNFGGIGVVMGHELTHAFDDQGREYDKEGNLRPWWQNSSVDAFRQRTECMMDQYNHYTVNGEHVNGKQTLGENIADNGGLKAAYHAYRSWVQRNGDEKRLPAVNLTNDQLFFVGFAQVWCSVRTPESAHEGLVTDPHSPPRYRVIGTLANSPDFSRHFNCPVGTPMNTGRRCEVW; this is translated from the exons ATGTCCAGCTACAAGCGAGCTACGTTGGAGGAGGATGAAGTGTCAGATGCTCCAGCTGAGGTAGCCTCGTCTCCTGACAGAGTGGAG gtgGGTTTCAGGAAGGGAGGTGTGGACATTCTGGGCAGGAGGACTCAGCTGGAGGTTCTGCTGTCAGTCCTGCTGCTGGCTGCCCTGCTGGCTCTGCTGGCCTGTCTGCTGGTCCTGGGACTCGGATTCAGCTCAG ACAGTGGGCGAAGCCTGTGCCTGTCGGAAGCGTGTGTCACGGTGGCGAGTCAGATGGTGGAGGCGATGGACCGCAGCGCTGACCCCTGCCACGACTTCTACCAGTTCGCCTGTGGAGGCTGGATGAGGAAGAACCCGTTGCCTGATGGACGGTCGCGCTGGTCCACGTTTAACAGCATCTGGGAGCAGAACCAGGCGCTGCTCAAACACCTGCTGG AGAATGGGACTTTTAACGGCAGCAGCGAAGCAGAGAGGAAGACTCAGTCCTACTACCTGTCCTGTCTCAACACCCAGAGGATCGAAGACCTGGGAGCTCAGCCTCTCATCGACCTCATTGCCAAG ATCGGGGGCTGGAACATGACGGGTCCCTGGGAGAAGGACAACTTCATGGAGGTCCTAAAGGTGGTTTCTGGTCCATACAGAGCTCAGCCTTTCTTCAGCGTCGGAGTCAGCGCTGATCCCAAAAACTCCAACAGCAACGTCATCCAG GTGGACCAATCAGGGCTCTTCTTGCCGTCCAGGGACTATTACCTCAACAAGACAGCCAATGAGAAG GTGCTGGCGGCGTACCTGGACTACATGGTAGAGCTGGGGATGCTGCTCGGGGGCGAGAGGAGCTCCACACAGGTCCAAATGCAGCAGATTCTGGAGTTTGAGACGGCGCTCGCCAACATCACCGTCCCGCAGGACCAACGGCGAGACGAGGAGAAGATCTACCACAAGGTCACCATTGCTGAACTCCAG CTGTTGGCTCCGGCCGTGGACTGGTTGGACTACCTGtcgtcctctctgtctcctctggaGCTGAACGACACTGAACCTGTCGTCCTGTACGCCAGAGAGTACCTGCAGCAGGTGTCTGACCTCATCAACAAGACGGAGCGCAG tCTGCTGAATAACTACATGATGTGGACGCTGGTTCAGAAGAGTGTAGCTAGTTTGGACCAACGCTTTGAGAACGCTCAGGACAAACTGCTGGAGAGTCTCTACGGCACCAAGAAG TCCTGCACCCCCCGCTGGCAGACGTGTATTGGGAACACTGATGACACTCTGGGCTTTGCCTTGGGAGCGCTCTTCGTTAAAGCAACCTTcgacaaacacagcaaagagaTC gcCGAGGAGATGATTAACGAGATCCGCTCAGCCTTCAAAGAAGCTCTGGACCGACTCAGCTGGATGGACGACCAAACGAGACAGGCTGCTAAAGACAAG GCAGACGCGATCTACGATATGATCGGCTTCCCAGAATTCATCCTGGACCCCAAAGAGTTGGACGATGTTTATGACGGG TATGAAGTGTCAGACGACAGCTTCTTCCAGAACATGCTCAACTTCTACAACTTCTCAGCGCGAGTGATGGCCGACCAGCTGAGGAAGACTCCCAACAAAGACCA gtGGAGTATGACTCCTCCTACAGTTAACGCCTACTACATGCCCACTAAGAACGGCATCGTCTTCCCTGCCGGGATCCTCCAAGCTCCTTTCTACGCCCACGACCACCCCAA ggcGTTAAACTTTGGCGGGATCGGGGTGGTGATGGGTCACGAGCTCACGCACGCCTTCGATGATCAGG GTCGTGAATACGATAAAGAAGGTAACTTAAGGCCGTGGTGGCAGAACTCATCAGTGGACGCGTTTCGTCAGAGAACAGAGTGCATGATGGATCAGTACAACCACTACACCGTCAACGGAGAACATGTCAACGGAAAACAGACGCTCGGAGAAAATATTGCTGACAATGGAGGACTGAAGGCCGCCTACCAT GCCTATCGGTCGTGGGTCCAAAGGAACGGAGACGAGAAGAGGCTTCCTGCTGTCAACCTGACAAATGACCAGCTCTTCTTTGTGGGATTTGCTCAG GTGTGGTGTTCAGTCCGAACACCGGAGAGCGCTCACGAGGGCCTGGTGACCGACCCCCACAGTCCCCCCCGATACAGAGTCATCGGCACACTCGCCAACTCTCCAGATTTCAGCCGCCACTTCAACTGTCCTGTAGGAACGCCGATGAACACCGGGAGGCGCTGCGAGGTGTGGTAG